A region of Gemmatimonadaceae bacterium DNA encodes the following proteins:
- a CDS encoding Ig-like domain-containing protein, producing the protein MQPSLFSLGALRRTSLPLAALALFAACATDGPSAVTDARPAALAVRALVPRTDASAGPAAVRITVGYVRQNGTVVPLGGAQQFTLDQSTQAVPVAVDVATCLADGARAGTGGAAPAADECNVQLTLEFLLNGLRVDQQVLSNVSVKPGQTSTVSQPVALAQVSDVRVVLPPANTQQGALRLEAGASAALSVQVIDANGQTLTGRTVTWSSANPAIATVNSAGVVTGVAVGGTQITASVAGRDVGTATVVTVPSQLVTVASTGASGQGRVLSSPSGIDCLITGTQTTGVCAVRFPADANVQLAASAGSGSDFATFTGDCSAIQGATCTVVPTAARRVSVGFRARQTLTVSGASSGSGTVVASDGTISCTIFGASASGPCAAAFAEGATVQLTAAATGGSAFQGWQGDCASASGATCTLTMDRARATSPRFVGSAALIVRGAGSGFGTVSSQPAGIACSVLAGNTEGACTTSVLIGNSITLTPVPASGSEFIGWSGACSGSAACTVTLAQLSEVTATFRQLGVPLTITLSGPSGGSVTTSNGQACASTGSPVTCTILAAPGSTLRVTGNPGQYLRFTGFTTLCAGLTSCDLVMNQPRSISAAFTTRPATMWLVLSGSGAGTVNGTDGFTCTLADGQGNRSCSTTVTAGTPVQFSPSPASGSAFGGWSGPCSGTSSCSLLADDVTLSGVFRTIPTVVRVQRAEGAGGSGQVIFGSENNRCTITSTGTSGRCSVEVVPNSTMTFTIDPSVGFPFAGWGGACASFGTNPVCTITVKTSVDVTARFQSPPSL; encoded by the coding sequence ATGCAACCTTCGCTGTTCTCCCTCGGCGCACTGCGTCGCACTTCACTGCCCCTCGCCGCGCTGGCGCTGTTCGCCGCGTGCGCGACCGACGGGCCCAGTGCCGTCACCGATGCACGTCCGGCGGCACTCGCCGTGCGCGCACTCGTGCCCCGCACCGACGCCTCCGCGGGTCCCGCGGCCGTGCGCATCACGGTGGGGTACGTGCGTCAGAACGGCACGGTGGTGCCGCTCGGCGGTGCGCAGCAGTTCACCCTCGATCAGAGCACGCAGGCGGTGCCGGTCGCGGTGGATGTCGCCACGTGCCTCGCGGACGGCGCGCGAGCCGGCACTGGTGGCGCCGCCCCCGCGGCCGACGAGTGCAACGTGCAGCTCACGCTCGAGTTTCTGCTCAACGGCCTGCGGGTGGACCAGCAGGTGCTGTCGAACGTCAGCGTGAAGCCGGGGCAGACGTCCACCGTGAGCCAGCCGGTCGCACTCGCGCAGGTGAGCGACGTGCGCGTGGTGCTGCCACCCGCGAACACGCAGCAGGGGGCGCTCCGCCTCGAGGCGGGCGCGTCGGCGGCGCTGAGCGTGCAGGTCATCGATGCCAACGGGCAGACGCTGACCGGTCGCACGGTCACGTGGTCGAGCGCGAATCCCGCGATCGCCACGGTGAACAGCGCCGGTGTCGTCACGGGTGTGGCGGTGGGTGGTACACAGATCACCGCGAGCGTCGCCGGGCGTGATGTCGGCACGGCTACGGTGGTGACGGTGCCGTCGCAGCTCGTCACCGTGGCCTCGACGGGTGCGTCGGGTCAGGGGCGCGTGCTGTCGTCGCCGTCGGGGATCGATTGCCTCATCACCGGCACGCAGACGACGGGCGTCTGCGCGGTGCGCTTCCCGGCCGATGCGAATGTGCAGCTCGCCGCGAGTGCGGGGTCGGGTTCCGACTTCGCGACGTTCACGGGTGATTGCAGCGCCATCCAGGGGGCTACGTGCACGGTGGTCCCCACGGCGGCCCGGCGCGTGTCGGTGGGCTTCCGGGCGCGGCAGACGCTCACGGTGAGCGGTGCCAGCTCAGGGAGCGGCACCGTGGTCGCGAGCGATGGCACGATCAGCTGCACCATCTTCGGCGCGAGTGCGTCGGGGCCGTGTGCGGCGGCGTTCGCCGAGGGCGCCACGGTGCAGCTCACCGCCGCCGCCACCGGCGGTAGCGCGTTCCAGGGATGGCAGGGCGACTGCGCCAGCGCGAGCGGCGCGACGTGCACGCTCACGATGGACCGCGCGCGCGCCACGTCGCCGCGCTTTGTGGGCAGCGCCGCGCTGATCGTGCGCGGAGCCGGCAGCGGCTTCGGCACCGTGAGCTCGCAGCCGGCGGGTATCGCCTGCTCGGTGCTGGCGGGCAACACCGAAGGGGCGTGCACGACGTCGGTGCTCATCGGCAACAGCATCACGCTCACGCCGGTGCCCGCCTCGGGCAGTGAGTTCATCGGCTGGAGTGGCGCCTGCTCGGGTTCGGCGGCGTGCACCGTGACGCTCGCGCAGCTCAGCGAAGTCACGGCCACGTTCCGTCAGCTCGGCGTGCCGCTCACGATCACGCTGTCGGGGCCGAGCGGCGGATCGGTGACCACGAGCAATGGCCAGGCGTGCGCCAGCACGGGATCGCCGGTCACCTGCACGATTCTCGCGGCACCCGGCTCCACGCTGCGCGTGACGGGCAACCCGGGGCAATACCTCCGCTTCACGGGCTTCACGACGCTGTGCGCCGGACTGACGAGCTGCGACCTCGTCATGAATCAGCCGCGTAGCATCAGCGCGGCGTTCACGACGCGGCCGGCCACCATGTGGCTCGTGCTCTCGGGCAGCGGCGCCGGCACGGTGAATGGCACCGATGGCTTCACCTGCACGCTGGCGGATGGTCAGGGGAACCGGTCGTGCTCCACGACGGTGACCGCCGGTACGCCGGTCCAGTTCAGCCCCTCGCCCGCCTCGGGCAGTGCGTTCGGCGGGTGGAGTGGTCCGTGCTCCGGCACGTCGTCCTGCTCGCTCCTGGCCGATGACGTCACGCTGAGCGGCGTCTTCCGCACGATTCCCACGGTGGTGCGCGTGCAGCGCGCCGAGGGCGCGGGTGGATCGGGTCAGGTGATCTTCGGCTCGGAGAACAATCGCTGCACGATCACGAGCACGGGGACGAGCGGCCGCTGCTCGGTCGAAGTGGTGCCCAACTCGACGATGACCTTCACCATCGATCCGTCGGTCGGCTTCCCCTTCGCGGGCTGGGGCGGCGCGTGCGCCAGCTTCGGGACGAACCCGGTGTGCACGATCACCGTAAAGACCAGCGTGGATGTGACGGCGCGCTTCCAGAGCCCGCCGTCGCTCTGA
- a CDS encoding protein kinase, which produces MAKICPVCGTEFTDESAFCPADGSTLRSKENEAGDLVGQVIADRYLVQKKLGEGGMGAVYLAKHVRLPKQAAIKVLRPEMLADSASVARFNQEAANASQIEHEGVARVFDYGETADGTVYLAMEFVKGRSLRDVLDQDGALSLEKTAAIVRQVAGGLDAAHRLGIVHRDLKPDNILVAEEDGTGEVRCKVVDFGIAKAVGAGANGQALTRTGMVVGTPEFMSPEQLLAGELDHRSDVYALALVAYQCLTLDLPFDLKAPDRGMTARLVSQPRGLAVVRPDLPWPKELQAVFDQGLDRDPDQRTPSAGAFADAFDDAVAVALGGKQSAKPAKSATATAKAAAAAAASAPTIAAPAPSTAKAVEKSGGNGALIGIAAAVIILGGGGAWWFMGRGAAAAPTADSTAVASAAPATGGEAPAAGPAPATPTTPGGGAGAAGTGATAKPGAATTAPATTTPAAGTKPGTAPAAGPAPGGSAPAAPELPAEAGSNAAALRSLDNLEKTVRRAMEADNGNDLASAAIPELRRLLPQLTTSTDSANAYLRIAEAYGVLDDAKSACLSLQLARRTARTSAQAGAITRMTELLSCK; this is translated from the coding sequence ATGGCAAAGATCTGTCCCGTCTGCGGCACCGAGTTTACGGATGAGAGCGCTTTCTGCCCGGCGGACGGGTCGACCCTTCGTTCCAAGGAAAACGAAGCGGGCGACCTCGTCGGCCAGGTGATCGCCGACCGCTATCTCGTCCAGAAGAAGCTGGGCGAGGGCGGCATGGGCGCCGTGTATCTCGCCAAGCATGTCCGCCTGCCGAAGCAGGCGGCCATCAAGGTGCTGCGCCCCGAAATGCTGGCGGACTCAGCCAGTGTGGCGCGCTTCAATCAGGAAGCCGCGAACGCGAGCCAGATCGAACACGAAGGCGTGGCGCGCGTCTTCGACTACGGCGAGACGGCTGACGGCACGGTGTACCTGGCCATGGAGTTCGTGAAAGGCCGTTCACTTCGCGATGTCCTGGATCAGGATGGGGCGCTGTCGCTCGAAAAGACCGCGGCCATCGTGCGCCAGGTCGCGGGTGGTCTCGACGCCGCCCATCGCCTGGGGATCGTGCATCGCGATCTCAAGCCCGACAACATTCTCGTCGCCGAAGAGGACGGCACCGGCGAGGTGCGCTGCAAGGTCGTGGACTTTGGCATCGCCAAGGCCGTGGGCGCCGGCGCCAATGGTCAGGCGCTCACCCGCACCGGTATGGTGGTGGGCACGCCCGAGTTCATGAGCCCGGAGCAGCTGCTCGCCGGGGAGCTCGATCATCGCAGCGATGTGTACGCGCTCGCGCTCGTGGCGTATCAGTGTCTCACGCTCGACCTGCCCTTTGATCTCAAGGCGCCCGACCGCGGGATGACGGCGCGGCTGGTATCGCAGCCGCGCGGGCTCGCCGTGGTGCGCCCGGATCTGCCGTGGCCCAAGGAGCTGCAGGCAGTGTTCGATCAGGGGCTCGATCGCGATCCCGATCAGCGTACGCCCAGCGCCGGCGCGTTTGCCGATGCCTTCGATGACGCCGTGGCGGTGGCCCTCGGCGGCAAGCAGAGCGCGAAGCCCGCCAAGAGCGCCACCGCGACCGCCAAGGCCGCGGCCGCGGCGGCCGCGAGTGCCCCGACGATCGCCGCGCCGGCGCCGTCCACGGCCAAGGCGGTGGAGAAGTCGGGGGGCAATGGCGCCCTGATCGGCATCGCGGCGGCCGTGATCATTCTGGGCGGCGGCGGCGCCTGGTGGTTCATGGGACGCGGCGCCGCAGCGGCGCCGACGGCCGATAGCACGGCCGTGGCCAGTGCCGCCCCGGCCACGGGCGGCGAAGCGCCCGCTGCCGGGCCAGCCCCCGCGACGCCGACGACGCCGGGGGGCGGTGCTGGCGCCGCCGGTACCGGTGCCACGGCGAAACCCGGTGCGGCGACGACCGCACCGGCCACCACCACGCCAGCGGCCGGTACGAAGCCGGGCACGGCACCCGCGGCGGGCCCCGCACCAGGCGGAAGTGCACCGGCGGCGCCGGAGCTGCCGGCCGAGGCGGGGAGCAACGCCGCGGCACTCCGCAGCCTCGACAATCTCGAAAAGACGGTGCGTCGCGCGATGGAGGCCGACAACGGCAATGATCTCGCCTCGGCCGCCATCCCTGAGCTCCGCCGTCTGCTCCCGCAGCTGACGACGTCGACCGACAGCGCCAACGCGTATCTGCGCATCGCCGAGGCGTACGGGGTGCTGGATGACGCGAAGAGCGCCTGCCTCTCGCTGCAGCTCGCCCGCCGCACGGCTCGTACCTCGGCGCAGGCCGGCGCGATCACCCGCATGACCGAGCTGCTGTCGTGTAAGTAG
- a CDS encoding M48 family metalloprotease: MPRGSATVRRTALALLLTACATNPVTGRRELSLVSESQEVQMGREASQNDLKRVGEVPSPEALATVRRIGQAMAAKSERPSLPWEFHVLDDAAVNAFAYPGGFIFVTRGLLTHINSEAELAEVVGHEIGHVTAKHTVAAMSQQQLAQIGLVGASIVSPTVAKYGDLLGTGASLLFLKFGRDDELQADALGFQYSLAQGFDVRESPKVFTMLGRLSSGGGRVPEWQSTHPDPGNRVQRAEQRLAHTTPAQLANTKVNREPFLRLLNGMMYGENPRNGFFRGTRFLHPDLRFEITFPTGWKTANQPDAVIAVSADNGAQLQLVPGQGTPAQAIQSFVSQQGITVRQSGQVSINGLPAVQAAFDAQTPQGPLNGLATALSYNGTTYLMLGLVVPQVAAQHGPLLDAAMRSFKPLTDATALAVQPMRVSLVTLDQAMTGAQYVQRYPSAISADEVLLINGIEATTALPRGMVLKRVNP; the protein is encoded by the coding sequence ATGCCGCGTGGTTCGGCCACCGTCCGCCGCACGGCGCTGGCGCTGCTGCTGACCGCCTGTGCCACCAATCCGGTGACCGGACGGCGCGAGCTGTCGCTCGTGTCGGAGTCGCAGGAGGTGCAGATGGGGCGCGAGGCTTCCCAGAACGACCTCAAGCGGGTCGGCGAAGTGCCGAGCCCCGAGGCCCTGGCCACCGTGCGGCGGATCGGGCAGGCGATGGCGGCCAAGTCCGAGCGGCCGAGTCTGCCGTGGGAGTTCCACGTCCTCGACGACGCGGCGGTGAATGCCTTTGCCTATCCCGGCGGCTTCATCTTCGTCACGCGCGGCCTGCTGACGCACATCAACAGCGAAGCGGAGCTCGCCGAGGTGGTGGGCCATGAGATCGGCCACGTCACCGCCAAGCACACCGTGGCGGCGATGAGCCAGCAGCAACTGGCACAGATCGGGCTCGTGGGCGCGAGCATCGTCTCCCCCACCGTGGCGAAGTACGGGGATCTGTTGGGGACCGGCGCGTCGCTCCTGTTCCTCAAGTTCGGTCGGGACGACGAGCTGCAGGCCGACGCGCTCGGGTTTCAGTACTCGCTCGCCCAAGGGTTCGATGTGCGCGAATCACCCAAGGTGTTCACGATGCTCGGCCGCCTCTCGTCGGGTGGCGGGCGCGTCCCCGAGTGGCAGAGTACGCACCCCGATCCCGGGAATCGCGTGCAACGCGCCGAGCAGCGACTCGCGCACACCACGCCGGCGCAGCTCGCGAACACGAAGGTAAACCGCGAGCCCTTTCTGCGTCTGCTGAACGGCATGATGTACGGGGAGAATCCGCGGAACGGCTTCTTCCGCGGGACGCGCTTTCTGCACCCGGATCTGCGCTTCGAGATCACCTTCCCCACCGGATGGAAGACGGCGAATCAGCCCGATGCCGTGATCGCGGTGAGTGCCGACAATGGCGCGCAGCTGCAACTGGTGCCGGGGCAGGGGACACCGGCGCAGGCGATACAGTCGTTCGTGAGTCAGCAGGGGATCACGGTGCGCCAGAGCGGCCAGGTGTCCATCAACGGCCTGCCGGCGGTGCAGGCGGCGTTCGATGCCCAAACGCCGCAGGGCCCCCTCAACGGGCTGGCCACGGCGCTCTCGTACAACGGCACCACGTATCTCATGCTCGGTCTCGTGGTGCCCCAAGTAGCGGCGCAGCACGGTCCGCTGCTGGACGCGGCCATGCGCTCCTTCAAGCCGCTCACCGATGCGACGGCGCTCGCGGTGCAGCCCATGCGGGTGAGCCTCGTGACGCTCGATCAGGCGATGACGGGGGCGCAGTACGTGCAGCGGTATCCGAGCGCCATTTCGGCCGACGAGGTGCTGCTGATCAACGGCATCGAGGCCACCACGGCGTTGCCGCGCGGCATGGTGTTGAAGCGCGTGAACCCGTAG
- a CDS encoding CsgG/HfaB family protein — protein sequence MSTVSFARVARAAVLMASVALPMMAPTAQAQKPTVAVMYFTNGAVGNNAEYAPLSKGLAEMLITELSSNTGIRVVERDRLQALLEEQNLGASNRVEQGTAAKLGKTLGALHMLMGSFVIDPKGSMRMDVRAINTETSELEYATSVTGKADAMLSLLADLGKAVNAGLKLPARTASAPSEGAMVGAKGPNQLKSMMLLSRALEEQDRKNTTTAVALMKESIQANPDNSRAKSILASLEKPR from the coding sequence ATGTCAACCGTATCGTTCGCACGGGTGGCCCGTGCTGCAGTGCTGATGGCCTCAGTGGCCCTGCCGATGATGGCGCCCACCGCTCAGGCCCAGAAGCCCACCGTTGCGGTGATGTATTTCACGAATGGCGCAGTCGGCAACAATGCCGAGTACGCACCCCTCAGCAAGGGGCTCGCTGAAATGCTCATCACCGAACTCTCGAGCAACACCGGCATTCGCGTGGTCGAACGTGATCGCCTGCAGGCGCTGCTGGAAGAACAGAATCTCGGCGCGAGCAATCGCGTTGAACAGGGCACCGCCGCCAAGCTGGGCAAGACGCTCGGCGCGCTGCACATGCTCATGGGATCGTTCGTGATCGACCCGAAGGGCAGCATGCGCATGGACGTGCGTGCGATCAACACCGAGACGTCGGAATTGGAATATGCGACGTCGGTCACCGGAAAGGCCGATGCGATGCTCTCGCTGCTGGCTGATCTCGGCAAGGCAGTCAACGCCGGTCTCAAGCTCCCGGCGCGTACGGCGAGCGCGCCGAGCGAAGGCGCGATGGTTGGGGCGAAGGGCCCGAACCAGCTCAAGTCGATGATGCTGCTGAGCCGCGCGCTGGAAGAGCAGGATCGCAAGAACACCACGACGGCGGTGGCGCTCATGAAGGAATCGATCCAGGCGAACCCGGATAACAGCCGCGCCAAGTCGATCCTCGCGTCGCTCGAAAAGCCGCGTTAA
- a CDS encoding CsgG/HfaB family protein yields MSQFSRHASRPVLATSLLTVTAALSLLSACARGTASTAAAPAPVDAAAARQLGSEARGTIRRGAVGVPPFATTGRDTTLVPLAYALADLVATDLSRSARVNIVERARLGEVLRELDLSASGRVDSASAPRVGRLVSAERLIFGSVDAMGDGRNIRLGARIGEVSTGAVTTAVDAQAPLVEIFAAEKALVLRLFEQMGVTLTPKEQAALQQQPTRNLSALLAYGRGVQKTYDGDYRGAAQAFRDAYRLDPSFSGARTRELDARSVGATGTAAPVGVPGVRALDAAISTTVDRLNRPLDLVTNVSRAVSTSADPAFPGTQATIVITISRP; encoded by the coding sequence ATGTCTCAATTCTCCCGGCACGCGTCACGGCCCGTCCTCGCGACGTCGCTGCTGACGGTCACTGCGGCGCTCTCGCTGCTCAGCGCCTGTGCCCGCGGCACGGCCTCGACGGCTGCCGCTCCGGCTCCGGTCGACGCCGCCGCGGCGCGTCAGCTTGGCAGTGAAGCGCGGGGCACGATTCGACGCGGCGCCGTTGGCGTACCGCCGTTCGCCACCACCGGGCGCGACACCACGCTCGTGCCGCTCGCGTATGCGCTCGCCGATCTCGTGGCGACCGACCTCTCGCGCAGTGCCCGCGTGAACATCGTGGAGCGCGCGCGCCTCGGCGAAGTGCTGCGCGAACTCGATCTCAGCGCGAGTGGCCGCGTCGACTCGGCGTCGGCGCCGCGCGTCGGGCGACTCGTGAGTGCCGAACGGCTGATCTTCGGCTCGGTCGATGCCATGGGCGATGGACGCAACATCCGTCTCGGCGCGCGCATCGGAGAAGTCAGCACCGGCGCGGTCACGACGGCGGTTGATGCGCAGGCGCCGCTGGTGGAGATCTTTGCCGCGGAAAAGGCGCTCGTGCTGCGCCTCTTCGAGCAGATGGGCGTGACGCTCACCCCCAAGGAGCAGGCCGCGCTGCAGCAGCAGCCGACGCGCAACCTGAGCGCGCTGCTCGCCTACGGGCGCGGCGTGCAGAAGACCTACGACGGTGATTATCGCGGCGCCGCGCAGGCGTTCCGTGATGCGTATCGACTCGATCCGAGCTTCTCCGGCGCGCGCACCCGCGAGCTCGATGCGCGCTCGGTCGGCGCGACGGGTACCGCGGCGCCCGTCGGCGTACCGGGTGTGCGCGCACTCGATGCGGCCATCTCCACGACCGTCGATCGTCTCAATCGCCCGCTCGATCTCGTCACCAACGTGAGTCGCGCCGTCTCCACGTCGGCGGACCCGGCCTTCCCGGGGACGCAGGCCACCATCGTCATCACGATCTCGCGCCCGTGA
- a CDS encoding AMP-binding protein, translating into MSLLGLFDRALRGRADASALSFEAADGRLTHATFGDLETRSNRLAAELRARGIGRGDRVAFYLTNRPEILDLWLAGVKTGAIVVPINVLYREREIAHIVRDADPVAVITTAAQAPLLPDGTAWWDVEALHAAAEGRAGTAADRRDAVVTGADTPMALVYTSGTTGASKGAVLTHGNFAANGLALVQQWEFTAADRYLATLPLFHVHGLGNGVHAWLLSGCHLYLVERFEHEKAPQWFADYKPTVFFGVPTMYVRLLELPAEQQRAIGEGVRLFVSGSAPLPAPVLEQFRDRFGHVILERYGMTETLMNVSNPYHGERRAGTVGLPLPLTRVRIVNDAGDDVPDGTSGELLVQGPNVCAGYWRRPEATAAAWQDGWFRTGDVGVRAADGYITLEGRRSDLIISGGFNIYPREIEELLAELPGIREAAVVGVKDARRGEVPVAYVVCGDDVDLGALEGQVRAQLASFKVPRGFVRVDALPRTALGKVQRHLLPPYTPT; encoded by the coding sequence ATGTCACTGCTGGGACTCTTTGATCGCGCCCTGCGGGGGCGCGCGGACGCGTCGGCGCTGTCGTTCGAGGCGGCCGATGGCCGCCTGACGCACGCCACCTTCGGCGACCTCGAGACACGGAGCAATCGGCTCGCGGCGGAGCTGCGCGCGCGCGGCATCGGTCGCGGCGATCGTGTGGCGTTCTATCTCACGAATCGCCCGGAGATCCTCGATCTCTGGCTCGCGGGCGTGAAGACCGGGGCGATCGTGGTGCCGATCAACGTGCTGTATCGGGAGCGCGAGATCGCGCACATCGTGCGGGATGCCGATCCGGTGGCGGTGATTACCACGGCCGCGCAGGCGCCGCTGCTGCCGGACGGGACGGCGTGGTGGGATGTCGAGGCGCTCCACGCTGCGGCCGAGGGGCGCGCGGGCACCGCCGCGGATCGCCGCGATGCGGTGGTCACCGGCGCCGATACCCCGATGGCGCTGGTGTATACCTCGGGCACGACCGGCGCGTCGAAGGGCGCGGTGCTCACGCATGGCAACTTTGCGGCGAACGGCCTCGCGCTGGTGCAGCAGTGGGAGTTCACCGCGGCCGATCGCTATCTCGCCACCCTGCCGCTCTTTCACGTCCATGGGCTGGGCAATGGCGTGCACGCGTGGCTGCTCAGTGGCTGTCACCTGTATCTGGTGGAGCGCTTCGAGCACGAGAAGGCGCCGCAGTGGTTCGCCGACTACAAGCCCACCGTGTTCTTTGGCGTGCCCACGATGTACGTACGGCTGCTGGAGCTGCCCGCTGAGCAGCAGCGGGCGATCGGCGAGGGGGTGCGGCTCTTCGTGTCGGGGAGTGCCCCGCTGCCGGCGCCGGTGCTGGAGCAGTTCCGCGACCGCTTCGGGCACGTGATTCTCGAGCGCTACGGCATGACCGAAACCCTCATGAACGTGAGCAACCCGTATCATGGGGAGCGGCGCGCGGGCACGGTGGGGCTGCCGTTGCCGCTCACGCGCGTGCGCATCGTGAACGATGCCGGTGACGACGTGCCCGATGGCACGAGCGGTGAACTGCTGGTGCAGGGGCCGAATGTGTGCGCCGGCTACTGGCGTCGCCCCGAGGCCACGGCCGCCGCGTGGCAGGATGGATGGTTCCGCACCGGCGATGTGGGGGTGCGTGCGGCCGACGGGTATATCACGCTCGAAGGGCGTCGCAGTGACCTGATCATTTCGGGGGGCTTCAACATCTATCCGCGCGAGATCGAAGAACTGCTCGCCGAGCTGCCCGGGATTCGCGAGGCGGCGGTGGTTGGCGTGAAGGACGCGCGTCGCGGCGAAGTGCCGGTGGCGTACGTCGTGTGCGGCGACGACGTCGATCTGGGAGCGCTCGAGGGCCAGGTGCGGGCGCAGCTGGCGAGCTTCAAGGTGCCGCGCGGCTTTGTACGTGTGGACGCGCTGCCGCGGACCGCGCTGGGCAAGGTGCAACGGCACCTGCTGCCGCCCTACACTCCCACCTGA
- a CDS encoding universal stress protein, whose translation MSAIANMSLPATSAAPAIGGGPILIACDGAVASSEALLTAGRLAAHALGGAPEIIGVCEPMPGIAAGIDVLPVPAEIDESRRKALYDDLQRSLSIAAAGDLSWPIHIAMGSPPRTLAYEAEQRGAAMLVMGIGRHNPLDRLFGTETTLATLRESHVPVLAVPPHFSTPSHAVVGLDFSSASVMAAHLALRLLSPGGKLSLVHVRPRFEHPSADWQAWDAEYGRTLPPLFDQLVHQLEVPAGITVETVAVRGDPAPALLAFAQQSNAELVAVGTQRHSFLERLVVGSVATRVLRTARCGVLAVPTP comes from the coding sequence ATGTCCGCCATCGCCAACATGTCTTTGCCGGCCACGAGTGCCGCCCCAGCGATCGGCGGCGGTCCGATTCTCATTGCATGCGACGGCGCGGTCGCATCCAGCGAGGCCCTCCTCACGGCGGGGCGCCTGGCGGCACACGCGTTGGGGGGGGCGCCGGAGATCATCGGCGTCTGTGAGCCGATGCCGGGGATCGCGGCGGGCATAGATGTGCTGCCGGTACCGGCCGAGATCGACGAGTCCCGCCGCAAGGCGCTGTACGACGATCTCCAGCGCTCGCTCTCCATTGCCGCCGCCGGCGATCTGTCGTGGCCGATCCATATCGCGATGGGATCGCCCCCGCGCACCCTTGCGTACGAGGCCGAACAGCGCGGGGCCGCGATGCTCGTGATGGGCATTGGTCGGCACAATCCGCTCGATCGCCTCTTTGGCACCGAGACCACGCTGGCCACGCTCCGGGAGTCGCACGTCCCGGTGCTCGCCGTGCCGCCGCACTTCAGCACGCCGTCGCATGCGGTGGTGGGGCTCGACTTCAGTTCGGCGAGTGTCATGGCCGCGCATCTCGCGCTGCGTCTGCTCTCACCGGGGGGCAAGCTGAGTCTCGTGCATGTGCGTCCGCGCTTCGAGCACCCGTCGGCGGATTGGCAGGCGTGGGACGCGGAGTACGGCCGCACGTTACCCCCGCTCTTCGATCAGCTCGTGCATCAGCTCGAGGTGCCCGCCGGGATCACCGTGGAGACGGTCGCCGTGCGCGGCGATCCGGCGCCGGCGCTGCTCGCCTTCGCGCAGCAGTCGAACGCCGAGCTGGTCGCCGTGGGGACGCAGCGCCACAGCTTCCTGGAGCGCCTGGTGGTGGGGAGCGTTGCGACGCGCGTGCTGCGGACGGCGCGGTGCGGGGTGTTGGCGGTGCCTACTCCGTAA